One Dama dama isolate Ldn47 chromosome 16, ASM3311817v1, whole genome shotgun sequence DNA window includes the following coding sequences:
- the LOC133071448 gene encoding L-gulonolactone oxidase: protein MVHGYKGVKFQNWARTYGCCPEMYFQPTSVEEIREVLALARQQNKRVKVVGGGHSPSDIACTDGFMIHMGKMNHVLKVDTEKKQVTVEAGILLADLHPQLDKHGLALSNLGAVSDVTAGGVIGSGTHNTGIKHGILATQVVALTLLMADGTILECSESSNAEVFQAARVHLGCLGVILTVTLQCVPQFHLQETTFPSTLKEVLDNLDSHLKKSEYFRFLWFPHSENVSVIYQDHTNKPPSSSANWFWDYAIGFYLLEFLLWISTFLPGLVGWINRFFFWLLFNGKKENCNLSHKIFTYECRFKQHVQDWAIPREKTKEALLELKAMLEANPKVVAHYPVEVRFTRGDDILLSPCFQRDSCYMNIIMYRPYGKDVPRLDYWLAYETIMKKVGGRPHWAKAHNCTRKDFEKMYPAFKRFCAIREKLDPTGMFLNAYLEKVFY, encoded by the exons ATG GTCCACGGGTACAAGGGGGTCAAATTCCAAAACTGGGCGAGGACCTATGGCTGTTGCCCGGAGATGTACTTTCAGCCCACATCCGTGGAGGAGATCAGAGAG GTGCTGGCCCTGGCCAGGCAGCAGAACAAGCGGGTGAAGGTGGTGGGCGGTGGCCACTCACCCTCAGACATCGCCTGCACTGACGGCTTCATGATCCACATGGGCAAGATGAACCACGTGCTCAAG GTGGACACAGAGAAGAAGCAGGTGACCGTGGAGGCCGGCATCCTCCTGGCTGACCTGCACCCACAGCTGGACAAGCATGGCCTGGCTTTGTCCAA cctGGGAGCTGTGTCAGACGTGACCGCAGGTGGCGTCATCGGGTCTGGAACCCACAACACGGGGATCAAGCACGGCATCCTGGCCACACAA GTGGTGGCGCTGACCCTGCTGATGGCCGACGGGACCATTCTCGAGTGTTCCGAGTCCAGCAACGCAGAGGTGTTCCAGGCCGCGCGCGTGCACCTGGGCTGCCTCGGAGTCATCCTCACAGTCACATTGCAGTGTGTGCCCCAGTTCCACCTGCAGGAGACCACCTTCCCCTCAACCTTGAAAGAG GTTCTTGACAACCTGGACAGTCACCTGAAGAAATCTGAATACTTCCGCTTTCTCTGGTTCCCACACAGCGAGAACGTCAGTGTAATCTACCAGGACCACACCAACAAG CCGCCCTCCTCTTCAGCCAACTGGTTCTGGGACTACGCTATTGGATTCTACTTACTGGAGTTCCTACTCTGGATCAG CACCTTCTTGCCAGGCCTTGTGGGCTGGATCAATCGCTTTTTCTTCTGGCTCCTGTTTAACGGGAAGAAGGAAAACTGCAACCTCAGCCACAAGATCTTCACCTACGAGTGCCGCTTCAAGCAGCATGTCCAGGACTGGGCCATCCCCAG AGAGAAGACCAAAGAGGCCCTGCTGGAGCTGAAGGCCATGCTGGAGGCGAACCCCAAGGTGGTGGCCCACTACCCCGTGGAAGTCCGCTTCACTCGCGGGGACGACATCCTGCTGAGCCCCTGCTTCCAGCGCGACAGCTGCTACATGAACATCATCATGTACAG GCCCTATGGTAAGGACGTGCCGCGGCTGGACTACTGGCTGGCCTACGAGACCATCATGAAGAAGGTGGGAGGCAGGCCCCACTGGGCCAAG GCCCACAACTGCACCCGGAAGGACTTTGAGAAAATGTACCCAGCCTTCAAGAGGTTCTGTGCCATCCGAGAAAAGCTGGACCCCACGGGGATGTTCCTGAACGCCTATCTGGAGAAGGTGTTCTACTGA